From the Halichoerus grypus chromosome 3, mHalGry1.hap1.1, whole genome shotgun sequence genome, one window contains:
- the DRD5 gene encoding D(1B) dopamine receptor, translating into MLPPGRNGTAERARFGQQQRAQRGAAGGAGGAAPLGPAQVVTAGLLTLLVVWTLLGNVLVCAAIVRSRHLRAKMTNVFIVSQAVSDLFVALLVMPWKAVAEVAGYWPFGAFCDIWVAFDIMCSTASILNLCVISVDRYWAISRPFCYERKMTQRVALIMVGLAWTLSILISFIPVQLHWHRDKAGSWGGVEPPPSLANGTPWEEAGEPEARAENCDSSLNRTYAISSSLISFYIPVAIMIVTYTRIYRIAQVQIRRISSLERAAEHAQSCRSRAACAPATSLRTSIKKETKVLKTLSVIMGVFVCCWLPFFILNCMVPFCSGRPEGPRAGFPCVSETTFDVFVWFGWANSSLNPVIYAFNADFRKVFAQLLGCGNLCSRTRVETVNISNELISYNQDTVFHKEIAAAYIHMIPNAVTPGDGEGDKEEESPFDRRSQISQTSPDGDPVAESVWELDCEGEISLGKITPFTPNGFH; encoded by the coding sequence ATGCTGCCGCCGGGGCGCAACGGCACCGCGGAGCGCGCGCGGTTCGGGCAGCAGCAGCGGGCGCAGCGGGGCgccgcggggggcgcggggggggcgGCGCCGCTGGGGCCCGCGCAGGTGGTCACGGCCGGCCTCCTGACCCTGCTCGTCGTCTGGACCCTGCTGGGCAACGTGCTGGTGTGCGCGGCCATCGTGCGCAGCCGCCACTTGCGCGCCAAGATGACCAACGTCTTCATCGTGTCTCAGGCGGTGTCCGACCTCTTCGTGGCGCTGCTGGTCATGCCCTGGAAGGCGGTCGCTGAGGTGGCCGGTTACTGGCCCTTTGGGGCCTTCTGCGACATCTGGGTGGCCTTCGACATCATGTGCTCCACCGCCTCCATCCTGAACCTGTGCGTCATCAGCGTGGACCGCTACTGGGCCATCTCCAGGCCCTTCTGCTATGAGCGCAAGATGACCCAGCGCGTGGCGTTGATCATGGTCGGCCTGGCCTGGACCTTGTCCATTCTCATCTCCTTCATCCCAGTTCAACTGCATTGGCACAGGGACAAGGCAGGCTCCTGGGGCGGGGTGGAACCGCCACCCAGCCTGGCCAACGGGACGCCCTGGGAGGAAGCGGGGGAGCCAGAGGCGAGGGCCGAAAACTGTGACTCCAGCCTGAACCGAACTTACGCAATCTCCTCTTCGCTCATCAGCTTCTACATCCCCGTGGCCATCATGATCGTGACCTACACGCGCATCTACCGCATCGCCCAGGTGCAGATCCGCAGGATTTCCTCCCTGGAGAGGGCCGCGGAGCACGCGCAGAGCTGCCGCAGCCGCGCGGCCTGTGCCCCTGCCACCAGCCTGCGGACATCCATCAAGAAGGAGACCAAGGTCCTCAAGACCCTGTCGGTGATCATGGGGGTCTTTGTGTGCTGCTGGCTGCCCTTCTTCATCCTTAACTGCATGGTCCCCTTCTGCAGCGGGCGCCCCGAGGGTCCTCGGGCTGGCTTCCCCTGCGTCAGCGAGACCACCTTCGACGTCTTCGTCTGGTTCGGCTGGGCCAACTCCTCGCTCAACCCCGTCATCTACGCCTTCAACGCTGACTTCCGGAAGGTGTTTGCGCAGCTGCTGGGGTGCGGCAACCTCTGCTCCCGCACCCGGGTGGAGACAGTGAACATCAGCAATGAGCTCATCTCCTACAACCAGGACACCGTCTTCCACAAGGAGATTGCAGCTGCCTACATCCATATGATCCCCAATGCCGTGACCCcgggggacggggagggggacAAGGAGGAAGAGAGCCCTTTCGATCGTAGGTCCCAGATCTCTCAGACGTCCCCAGATGGTGACCCTGTGGCCGAGTCTGTCTGGGAGCTGGACTGCGAAGGGGAGATATCATTAGGCAAAATAACGCCTTTCACCCCAAATGGATTCCATTAA